TTCTAAGTGGTGTTAAACTCTTTAGCTATCCTTGCCCACAGATACTCCCTTGTCCTTGCAAGGGTTATTTCTCCACTTCTTCCTGAGCATAAAATGCAGATATCCTGCACATGCCTAGGATATGTCTTTATTTCCTGGAATTCCTTGAGATCTATAGAAACAACTTAGAATTTATGCCTATTATTTCTGATCTAAGTAATAAAAGGATTCGTCTACTCTGCTATCCCTTTCAAACAATGTAATGTGGACAGGTTTGGAGACAAAAATGGGAGTATGGCCACAGAGACATGTTTTCCACCAATGGCCCCTGCTCCAAGATAATGAATAGTTTCAGCTGGAATTCTGATGCATGCTGGCCACCTAGTCAGTTTGATGTGGTGGGTATCTGACCCAGTAACCaactccttcatctcttcctgtTCACCCCTCCTGGAAGAAAGTACAGTGACAAATGGTACTTGTATATGTTACTTCTGCCTTTCCTTATCAGAATCCTAGCCAGTTCCTGGGGAAAACAAttgaaatttaattcaatttaataaacatttaagacAAGTTTACATTGTGTAAGGCCCTGCACTAgggacacaaaaatgaaaaataaaacaaattccttaTGTCAAGAAACTCACACTCTAGTAGGGGCTAAGACTTAGCCATGAAATAAACACAATATAAGTTAGAATATAATGAGAGAGCCAGTGAAAGATTCCAATGAAAGCATGGCACAGAGAACAAAGAACTGTTCTTGAAGTCATGAAGAACTGGGTTCTGGTAATATCTCTTACAGCAACTAATCACAGTGTTCCAGTCAATGCTCTAAGACTATAACTGACTCTCTACGTCACTAAAGTTAGACTTCCAAGCACACAAAAGCATGGTCTTAACCAAACAAACCAGAAAGGTAGCATAATGTAGTGAAAGGAGCACAGGAATCAGCATTATAGGAACTTGACTTTGATTACTGGCTCTGACAAGAATCAGTCATGTTGTGttactctgggtaagtcactttataCTTTTCCTAAACTATAATTACAGTGAGGGCAGGGGACTTTGAGATCCTTCTAGCTCAGAGTCTTCCAATCCTAGATCTTAGTGCTGGAAAGAATAGAACCAGGTTGGGGGGAATTACCCCTGATTTGGGGATCAGGTAGGAACTCATGGAAAAGGTATTCCCTGCACTGTACACTGAAAGAAGCAAAGAGAGGAAGTCTATTCCAGACTTGTGAGACAACATATAAAGGCATGGAAGGCAATTGTGACCAATCTGATTTGACTAGAACATAAAATAAGTAAAGGAAGATTACTACACAATAAGACTGGGAGAGTCATATGAAATGAATTTAGAAACCATGGAGGGTCTTGAATGCCCAAATTAGGAAAATGTTTTAATTCATGGTTAatctttggggaagggaaagggaataaatggTACCAAGTCCTGATATGATGATTGCTTTCTCTATCTCCAGTTTGCAATGTAGGGTCCATGCTTGTTTTCCCCAACACTTCTACTGAGAATGTGGTCACCTTCAGCCCAGGTTTCCTCACTGGGCTCCGGGAACTCTCTATCTGTACCTGGGTCCGGACCTCCTCCAGCTACCTGGGTACCCTACTTTCCTATGccactgaagaaaatgacaacaagTTGGTGCTGCACGGTAGAGACACGCTGATATATGGCACTATCCACTTTGTAATAGGAGACCCAGCCTTCAGGGAACTGCCAGTGGAACTGCTTCTGGACAGCAGGTGGCACCATATGTGTGTAATTTGGTCTTCCATCCAAGGCAAATACTGGTTCTATGTGGACAGGAGGCTGGTGGCCACTGGCTCCAGGTTCAGGGAGGACTATGAAATCCCTCCTGGAGGAATCCTGGTGTTGGGACAGGAGCAAGATACCATGGGCGGAGGTTTTGACAGCTCTGAATCTTTTGTGGGAAACCTGGCAGGTCTGACCGTGTGGGACCGAGCCCTGTCACCAGGGGAGGTCTCAAGCATTGCCACTGGAAAGGTACTGCCTAGGAGCGTGCTCTTGACCCTGGCCAATGCCTCCTCATTAGAAGGATCCGTGAAGAAGGTCATTTGTGCTTGCCTAGAGCACTGCTCATAAGCTAACACCAGCAAATGACCAGGCTTTTCTCTGTCCTATAGCTTTTCCACCCCCATGCTAATCCAAAAACCATCTAtctattatctcacttaattttcataataaccctgtgagataagtaCTGCAATATGAAGATCTGAAGCTcggagagattaaatgactaaatgacttagaaaattttgaatacaagTCTTTCAAATTATAATTCAAGACTACTATACAGTTTTCTTATCCACTTCCATCTGGAAAATCCATATAAAATTTTTGGCCCCCTCTCcataccagagaagtctgaattattatggcattaaaagataaaatatgaaggACACAATGGTGCAGCTCATTATAAACACTGAGAAAAACTTTCTGACATTTGAACAACTAAAAACTAGTCTTTTAATTTTGGCCAAAAATATAATGTTTCTGTTTAAAACTTCCCCATAGTAAGCAAAGCTTATATTATGGCCTCAAAGTTTCATGGGATATATCAAAAACACAGTCAAAAATACCATTTATTTCTCTGTAGTGTCTaggttttgaaagaaaataaaatgagtatgAGAGTTTGGGGAGTCTTTCCATTCTAGAAGTATTCAGTCCCTTGCAACTTGCAaaagttcctcatctgtatatgtgtgtaatgtCCTTTACTATCCATCATTACTTACAAGAGTCAGATTtgccatctgaaaaaaaaaaaaaagaactttagtttttttttttctttgatgttttgatAAATACTAAAGAAGCTGGAGTTATTAAACTTTATCTCCAGTAAAACTCAGAACTGATTTATTTGTTGCTATGGAAACTCTTACTGCTTTcaatacataattagtaattgACTGTTTTATATACttgttttcagttttcatttcaaCAAAGAACCACTGTAATTAAAGCTATCAGAATAAAATCtctgaacaacaataagaaaaaaaagataaaatatgctggtattatacaatactatacatatactttatgcatttctgagtttctaaactttttctgttatCTGATGATCACTGAGTATCATCTGTAgcttcttgaaaattaaaaaaaaatctgatttagtTTCTTATGCTGACCCTTGATATATTGAAACTATTGAAGAAAGTCATGATGTAGAAGGGAGAACTACATAGTTCAAACTACAATCTGAATACTTTATAT
This sequence is a window from Sminthopsis crassicaudata isolate SCR6 chromosome 1, ASM4859323v1, whole genome shotgun sequence. Protein-coding genes within it:
- the PTX4 gene encoding pentraxin-4 isoform X2 is translated as MSVSETQAAVQTDLNHLKAWMKKIQRRFRKADSKLLAFERSLNEKRKQSSQEKMKQKEQSTLLANLTGTITQDISTLRNSQIHVQTAIKELQNVTQQQGARLNAVAEQLQKALQQAAFSPSSVTSSPGLPQPLKEKQQPGQQLLHTKHRHRKKLHQDRLELGTQTGTQKLFQDLRRPPLEEKEPNTQSVRQTPPSVDEVLKEPKQPQASQKTGEICNVGSMLVFPNTSTENVVTFSPGFLTGLRELSICTWVRTSSSYLGTLLSYATEENDNKLVLHGRDTLIYGTIHFVIGDPAFRELPVELLLDSRWHHMCVIWSSIQGKYWFYVDRRLVATGSRFREDYEIPPGGILVLGQEQDTMGGGFDSSESFVGNLAGLTVWDRALSPGEVSSIATGKVLPRSVLLTLANASSLEGSVKKVICACLEHCS